The following are encoded together in the Eleftheria terrae genome:
- a CDS encoding RebB family R body protein yields the protein MAFPTSVNSQITDSVTQANTKVLGDAPAIAMGNLYQATAQALANAAHNATNAQQQSYVTAQSATTMGVATLYSIDTASTGVATKMVLGS from the coding sequence ATGGCATTCCCCACCTCCGTCAACAGCCAGATCACCGATTCCGTCACCCAGGCCAATACCAAGGTGCTGGGCGACGCGCCGGCGATCGCGATGGGCAACCTCTACCAGGCCACCGCGCAGGCGCTGGCCAACGCGGCCCACAACGCCACCAACGCGCAGCAACAGAGCTACGTCACCGCGCAGTCGGCCACCACGATGGGTGTCGCCACGCTGTACTCGATCGACACCGCCTCCACCGGCGTGGCGACCAAGATGGTGCTGGGCAGTTGA
- a CDS encoding RebB family R body protein yields MAFPTSVNDQITDSVTQANTKVLGDAPAIAMGNLYQATAQALANAAHNATNAQQQSYVTAQSSTTMGVATLYSIDTASTGVATKEVLSTGVKGLGG; encoded by the coding sequence ATGGCATTCCCGACGTCCGTCAACGACCAGATCACCGACTCCGTCACGCAGGCCAACACCAAGGTGCTGGGCGATGCACCGGCCATTGCAATGGGCAACCTCTACCAGGCCACCGCCCAGGCACTGGCCAACGCGGCCCACAACGCCACCAACGCGCAGCAGCAGAGCTACGTCACCGCGCAATCGTCCACCACGATGGGCGTGGCCACCCTGTACTCGATCGACACGGCGTCCACCGGCGTGGCCACCAAGGAGGTCCTGAGCACCGGCGTGAAGGGCCTGGGCGGCTGA
- a CDS encoding RebB family R body protein: MAFPTAVNDQVTDSVTQANLQVLGSAPATAMGNLFQATAQALANAAHNATLAQQQMYVTSQAATTMGVSLLYSLDVGTTGAVTKKILA, from the coding sequence ATGGCATTCCCCACCGCTGTCAACGACCAGGTCACCGACTCGGTGACGCAGGCCAACCTCCAGGTGCTGGGCAGCGCCCCGGCCACCGCAATGGGCAACCTGTTCCAGGCCACCGCCCAGGCGCTGGCCAACGCGGCACACAACGCCACCCTGGCCCAGCAGCAGATGTACGTCACGTCGCAGGCGGCGACGACGATGGGCGTCTCGCTGCTGTACTCGCTGGACGTCGGAACCACCGGCGCCGTGACGAAGAAGATCCTGGCCTGA
- a CDS encoding RebB family R body protein, producing MAFPTSVNSQITDSVSQVNTKVVGDAPAVAMGNLFVATSQALSNAAHNATNNQQQSYVTMQASTTQGVSTLYSIDTASEGHATAEILGLK from the coding sequence ATGGCATTCCCTACTTCGGTCAACAGCCAGATCACCGATTCCGTGTCGCAGGTCAATACCAAGGTCGTGGGCGATGCGCCCGCGGTGGCCATGGGCAACCTGTTCGTGGCCACCAGCCAGGCCTTGTCGAACGCAGCGCACAACGCCACGAACAACCAGCAGCAGTCCTACGTGACGATGCAGGCGTCGACCACCCAGGGCGTCTCCACCTTGTACTCGATCGACACCGCATCCGAAGGCCACGCGACCGCCGAGATCCTTGGCTTGAAGTAA